A genomic window from Triticum urartu cultivar G1812 chromosome 7, Tu2.1, whole genome shotgun sequence includes:
- the LOC125522121 gene encoding oligosaccharyltransferase complex subunit ostc-like: protein MAPRSEHAGGSASAAAAAAAAAAQSHGSGFDSMDPFFHALRVVPFAFLQPPRTRLKLPSNLALPSPMVVFSLILLTYFAVVSGLVYDVIVEPPGIGSSQDPATGAVRPVVFLPGRVNGQYIIEGLSSGFMFLLGGVGVILLDLAVDRTRPRSLRVSFGGAGVAAIVIAYAMAMLFLRIKIPGYLW, encoded by the coding sequence ATGGCCCCCAGATCGGAGCACGCCGGCGGGAGCGCctcggcggcagcggcggcggcggcggccgccgcCCAGAGCCACGGATCCGGGTTCGACTCCATGGACCCCTTCTTCCACGCGCTCCGCGTGGTCCCCTTCGCCTTCCTCCAGCCGCCGCGCACCCGCCTGAAGCTGCCGTCCAACCTGGCGCTCCCGTCCCCGATGGTCGTCTTCTCGCTCATCCTGCTCACCTACTTTGCCGTCGTCTCCGGCCTCGTCTACGACGTCATCGTCGAGCCCCCCGGCATCGGCAGCTCCCAGGACCCGGCCACCGGCGCCGTCCGCCCCGTCGTCTTCCTCCCCGGCCGCGTCAACGGCCAGTACATCATCGAGGGCCTCTCCTCCGGCTTCATGTTCCTCCTCGGGGGCGTCGGGGTCATCCTCCTCGACCTGGCCGTCGACCGCACCAGGCCCCGCAGCCTGCGCGTCTCCTTCGGCGGCGCCGGCGTCGCCGCCATCGTCATCGCCTACGCCATGGCCATGCtcttcctccgcatcaagataCCCGGGTACCTATGGTGA